The Triticum urartu cultivar G1812 chromosome 6, Tu2.1, whole genome shotgun sequence genome includes the window ACCATTGGATGTTTCATAAAAATAGTTTTAAAGTAATATCATTTTCATAATTTACTATACATATAAAAAAGAACAGTCGAAGGTGCATCTTGGAGATTGTGTTTTGGAACGTCATGCATTTTTGTAACATAGCGAGTATACTGCTATAGAATTAGGCCTAGATCTCCGTGTGAAATGTTCTTAATTCTGATGTTAACTTGAGATTAGAGGAGATAATGTGTCTTTAATTTGTTATTTCCAGGAGGAAGTTCTACAGATTGTTAAACCGCAGCATTTCTTGCCTGTTCATGGGGAACTCTTGTTTCTCAAAGAACATGAATTGCTAGGAAGGTCAACTGGCATAAAGCACACTACTGTAAGTAATCTGTCTTCCATGGTTTGGGACTTCAGGTATCTTAGTGCCATAGATGTATATGACTATATGCTAAGGGAGACAAACCTTAAACTTAATGTACTGCTGCTCATTTTACGCCCCTAACActaaaaatgatggcatgatgtTTTTTTTTGTTAGCATTGCCATCATATAGACATGTTCTTACTCCTTATATTGTCCATTATGTTAGCATTTAGTAGGATTTCTTAGTTGCTTATTTTGATTGCAGGTAATTAAAAATGGGGAGATGCTTGGTGTATCTCATCTAAGAAACAGAAAGGTTTTGTCAAATGGGTTTGTTTCTTTAGGGAAGCAGGACTTTAAGGTGAATCATTTAACCCTACTATCTCTGTCTTGTCTCTTAACAGCTCTGAAACTTAACATGATGTACTTGATATTATAGTTAATGTATAGTGACGGAGACAAAGCTTTTGGAACGTCCACTGATCTCTGCATCGATGAGAGATTCAGGATCGCATCTGATGGCATTATCTTTGTCAGGTAATTTCTCACACGGTTTTGGGGCATTTGTCATGATGTTTATCTTCAGCAGAAGTTGTTTTTAGTTGTGAATCAGAGGACCCCCAAAATGCATCTGAACATTGTTGAGATGATAAAACAGTATGCAgtgtttgtttttactttttAGGCACCCCCAAAATGCTaaacatattatttgttccctgCAGCATGGAGATCTTCCGACCTAAACCTGCTTCACCACAGTCTGGCTTGAAAGGGAAATTTAAAATAACAACACGGTGTCTATGGCTTGATAATGGGAGACTACTTGATGCACTTTACAAGGCTGCGCATGCAGCATTGTCAAGCTGTCCTTTGAATTGCCCACTTAGTCACATGGAGCGAATGGTATCTGAAATCTTGAGGAAAATGGTCAGAAAGTACAGTGGAAAGAGACCTGACGTCATTGTAGTTGCTTCAGAGAACACTACAGTAGGTTTCTCAGAAGAGGTAATAAATAGGCATATGAGTCTTGTAGACTATGAGAAAACACGGCCAGAGAACCCAGAGCGTGAGGCTGAAGGTATGAAGCGGCAAGTATTTGATATGTTACTTTGTTTATCCCTGGAACTTTAAACACTAGTTGTTAGTTCAGTTGTCAACATTTCATGTAGTTGTGGATCAGTTCGTGCCAATGATGTCATTACATTGTTTGCAGAGAGCATCCCTGAGGTCATGAGAACAACACCTGACGATGCAACGACTAGCTCCAATGGTGAATCATTCTTCTCTCCTGATTTACATCAGCCTAAAACATTGGATCATTTTTGGGAGTCGTTCAAGTCCCCTACAGCAGTAAAAATTGCAAGAATTGTCAATGCTTCAGCTCAAGGGAACAAACCAAAGCTCGGCAAGATCAGCATAATTGATAAGGATTCCAGCACGTCAGCTCCTGCTCCAGCCAAATCTTCAAGAAAGAACAGGTGGAAGCCCGAGGAAATTAAGAGCTTAATACAGCTGCGTGGAGAAATGAATGAGAAATTCCAAACCGTCAAAGGAAGAATGGTTCTGTGGGAAGAGATATCTGGTAGCCTGTTGAAGCAGGGGATAACTCGTACACCAGCACAGTGCAAATCTGTGTGGACATCATTGCTTCAGAAATACGAGGTAGGTAGATGAAACTC containing:
- the LOC125513042 gene encoding ribonuclease J isoform X3, with translation MQGLCSQTTTSLVCKRLFPTQLSSRNGATKLKQLLLHMAMKITSVIPALDSTTPIFASSFTMELIKKRLKEFGIFLSSRLKSFRVRNRFQAGPFEVEPIRVTHSIPDCCGLVLRCGDGTIFHTGDWKIDESPVDGRIFDREALEELSKEGVTLMMSDSTNILSPGRSTSESVVASSLLRHVSEAKGRRVITTQFASNIHRIGSIKAAADLTGRRLVFVGMSLRTYLEAAFRDGKAPLDPSTLVKAEDMDAYDPKNLLVVTTGSQAEPRAALNLASYGGSHALKLSKEDVLLYSAKVIPGNESRVMKMLNRLTDLGPKIVMGKDAGLHTSGHAYHDELEEVLQIVKPQHFLPVHGELLFLKEHELLGRSTGIKHTTVIKNGEMLGVSHLRNRKVLSNGFVSLGKQDFKLMYSDGDKAFGTSTDLCIDERFRIASDGIIFVSMEIFRPKPASPQSGLKGKFKITTRCLWLDNGRLLDALYKAAHAALSSCPLNCPLSHMERMVSEILRKMVRKYSGKRPDVIVVASENTTVGFSEEVINRHMSLVDYEKTRPENPEREAEESIPEVMRTTPDDATTSSNGESFFSPDLHQPKTLDHFWESFKSPTAVKIARIVNASAQGNKPKLGKISIIDKDSSTSAPAPAKSSRKNRWKPEEIKSLIQLRGEMNEKFQTVKGRMVLWEEISGSLLKQGITRTPAQCKSVWTSLLQKYEESKKDEENMRTWQYFSAMDSFLSCEGEMATK